A window of the Miscanthus floridulus cultivar M001 chromosome 14, ASM1932011v1, whole genome shotgun sequence genome harbors these coding sequences:
- the LOC136505024 gene encoding uncharacterized protein → MDEPVEEFLLRLPPEDPAVLARAALVSRQWYRVVTGPSFCRRFREFHRSTPLLGYILNHADSIRFVPMSSFRPPNTHRRGVRAVSSSHGRVFLHRSAGENLYALRSTGKDPDVLLSVWDPITDEQQDLPVVPVRSSLCLSMSNWDAVLICANGDGCNHLHCHFKVVFVGKRLGTFSCFYSSEADSWSDPVFASEGIIGAFIPGNCVLIESTLYGKCAASYDIFKYDMLTNQMCNIRIILGPGV, encoded by the coding sequence ATGGACGAGCCCGTGGAAGAGTTCCTCCTCCGCCTCCCACCGGAGGACCCCGCGGTCCTCGCTCGCGCCGCCCTCGTCAGCAGGCAGTGGTACCGCGTCGTCACCGGCCCCTCCTTCTGCCGTAGATTCCGTGAGTTCCACCGCTCGACACCATTGCTGGGCTACATACTCAATCACGCCGACTCCATCCGCTTCGTTCCTATGTCATCATTTCGCCCGCCCAACACTCACCGCCGTGGTGTGCGAGCGGTCAGCTCAAGCCATGGCCGCGTCTTCCTCCATCGTTCCGCCGGGGAGAATCTGTATGCCCTTCGCTCCACCGGGAAggatccggatgtcctcctctccGTGTGGGATCCCATCACAGACGAGCAGCAGGACCTGCCCGTGGTGCCAGTGCGGTCGTCCCTATGCCTCAGCATGTCTAACTGGGACGCAGTCCTCATATGCGCCAATGGCGACGGCTGCAACCATCTCCACTGCCATTTCAAGGTAGTCTTCGTGGGAAAACGTCTAGGGACGTTCTCTTGTTTCTACTCATCCGAGGCTGATAGCTGGAGTGATCCCGTCTTTGCTTCTGAGGGGATCATCGGCGCTTTTATCCCGGGGAACTGTGTCCTTATTGAGAGTACCCTCTACGGCAAGTGTGCAGCAAGCTATGATATCTTCAAGTACGACATGCTGACAAATCAAATGTGTAATATTCGCATAATACTAGGACCTGGTGTCTGA